The Podarcis raffonei isolate rPodRaf1 chromosome Z, rPodRaf1.pri, whole genome shotgun sequence genome segment cggtccactgtccctcagactgtgTCAGGGGCTGggttatatttttttttgggggggggggaatgaacgaattccaatgccccacaaatcccagagatgcattttaaataaaaggacacattctcagtggcgtagcgtgggttgtcagcacccggggcaaggcaagtaatttgcgcctcctaacctgtggatttgcaccccctaacccgtggatttgcgccccctaaccctaacccccagatgttgcgcccggtgcggccggccccccctgcaccccccatgctacgccactgcacgttctactcatgtaaaaacacactgattcctggaccgtctgcaggccggatttagaaggcgattgggtcggatccggcccccgggccttagtttgcttacccacgAAGTAGACTGAGTCCTGGACCTGAAGGTTCCAATTATTGTCATGCAGGGTCAGTGCCAGACTCTTTTGAGAAAGGGGGCTtggcacagtgccacctgcacccACCCACAGACAGGACACAGTGCTGCTTAAGAGAGCCACCACATGCCCCCTTCTTTGCCCACTAATGAAAATAATTCGGGGCCCAGTGAATGGTGGTGCAGCTGGATTGGGCTGGTTAGGAGCTCTTCCAAGCCCCTGGATCCCTtgactagtaaaggtaaaaggacccctgaccattaggtccagtcgtggccgactctggggttgcggagttcatctcgctttattggccgagggagccggcgtacagcttccgggttatgtggccagcataactaagccacttctggcaaaccagagcagcgcacggaaacgctgtttaccttcccgccggagcggtacctatttatctacttgcactttgacatgctttcaaactgctaggttggcaggagcagggaccgagcaacgggagctcaccgcgtcgcggggattcgaaccaccaaccttctgatcagcaagtcctaggctcagtggtttaacccacagcgccaccagcattcCTTTGGAGCCCTTGACTAGTGCCCAACTAAACCAACGGCAGGCACCAGGCCTGCTAGCATAGTTaacttatatttatatatatagaatTGTTTCTATGTGTTTGTGAGAACAtaagttgtttttaaatatggaattgtttttactGGATTTATTCATGGAGCtgttttcttgtctttttttttttaataatattttattaagtttgacAATAGGGataaaaaaacattcacaaaaacAATATAAACACAGAAGGGATATAAAACATAgaaaatttcacaatacaaaactacaaacatttaacctaacaagggaggaaaaaaaatacacacacaaaaaggtaaaacacagatcactcttttctaatttctTATCTTTGATAACTTATTTTCccgacttcctcacgcctcccttttttgtatccctttttaacagttggttcagcaaattcatatcctgttACTTTATCCTTACTTATATTAAattccaaatttataatttataatttttatctatCTTGttactaaaaccccttcatttcatttcaatgtcatcagcattcatacattttacaatatttctgtaaatagattttaaatttcctccaatcttcttccaccgactcttctccctggtctcggattctgccagtcatttccgccatttccatatagtcaattacttgcatctgccatttttccatggtgggtaggtcttgtgtcttccaatgctttgcgatgagtattcttgctgctgctgtagcatacataaagaaagttctatccttctttggcaccaattggccaactatgcccaggagaaaggcctctggtttcttcacaaaagtgtatttaagtacctttttcatttcattataaatcatctcccagaaagccttaatcctcgggcacgtccaccaaaggtgaaagaatgtaccttcaatttctttacatttccaacatttattatcgggcaaatgatagatttttgctagcttgactggggtcatgtaccacctgtacatcattttcataatattctctcttaaggcattacatgccgtaaatttaatcccagtggtccataactgctcccagtcaacaaacataatattatgtcctatatcttgtgcccatttaatcatagcagattttaccgtttcttcctcagtactccatttcaacagcaagttatacattcttgataatatcttagcattgggttctaacaattctgtttccaactttgatttttccacctggaaaccaatttttttgtcttgattataaacctctcttatttgaaagtaatgtaaccagtctcgcaccttccctttaagcttctcataactctgcaatttcagcttgtcaccttcctgttccaaaatttcacaatactttggccattttgcctctatattaagttttttcatagctttcgcttccataggtgataaccaccttggggttttgttctccaaaaaatctttatatcttgtccagacattaaatagtgctttcctgacaatatggtttttgaatgctttatgtgctttaaccttgccataccacaaatatgcatgccacccaaatacattatcataaccttcaaggtctaggatgtcagtgttctcaagaagtagccattccttcaaccagcaaaaagctgctgattcataataaagtttaaagtccggcagggcaaaccccctctgtctttagcatcagtaagtatcttaaattttattctgggctttttgccctgccagacaaatctagagatatctctttgccacctcttgaaacagtccatcttgtcaatgatttgtaatgattgaaacaaaaacaacattctcggcagtacattcatcttaatgacagcaatccgacccagcaaggaaagcttcaaattcgaccaaatctctaaatctttcttcacttctgaccaacatttctcataattatctttaaataaatttgcattcttagcagtcatattcacccccaagtattttaccttctttactaatgtcagatctgtctctttctgaaacctctctctctccataggcgtcaagtttttctccaaaaccttagtttttaacttgtttaacttaaagcctgccacatgaccgaactcctggattaattctagagccctcttggtactaggtactggtcttgtaatgtcaatacaagatcatctgcaaaggctttaagtttatattgttttgctccgacctgaataccatgaatcagctggtcccttcttatcatatttagcaaaacctccaggactgaaataaagagcagtggggaaattgggcagccttgtcgtgtccctttctcaattttaaattcttctgtcactatgttattaactataagtttagccttttgttcagaataaatcgcacctataccattttcaaaattttgtccaacccccaccccctgcagatttttctccataaaaatccaagagatgttgtcgaaggctttctccgcatctacgaatatcaaaaccgcttttgtattaatattcacttgtaacttttccaaaatgttaattacatttctcatattatcagataaatgtctaccagggagaaagccagcctggtctttatgtatcatttctgctaaaactttttaaagtcttttagccaaaatatcagcaaaaattttgtaatccacattaagcagggatatggggcgatagttcttgagttgtgtcttctcagactcagttttaggtataagtgtgatgaaggcttctttccacgactctggcgccttttccccctccatgatttcattgcaaacctcctttagtggttgaatcaaatagtccttcaaagttctgtagtatttgaggttaatccatcaggccctggagattttcccagttgcatagtctgtatggcaccttcaacctcttgttctgatattttagagttcaagaataatttgttttcttgagaaatttttttgtaatccattggttttcagaaattgatcaattttagtctctgtctgtggcccttgtgtataaagttgtttgaaatatctctggaagcagtttctaatctcctgtgggttttgtatgttctttccattcacttcaaggttagtcacagtatttaacttatgtcttttcttcaattgccatgctagcaatttcccacatttgttagcagattcaaaagtcttctgtctcatctgtttaattttccattctatctcctgatttgtcattttcatatattgtgcttggtaaaatttgatctctctcaagatttcctgtgactttggtttaactctaagcttcttctctccttcttttattttttccaagatctttccctttttctcttcttgagttctcttttttattgcattctgctgaatcaagaatcctctcataacagctttacttgcgtcccagattaccctttttccCACTGAcatcttcaaatttatctcaaaatagtctttcaccattttttgggccttcctaataatttctggatctctaaacaaggtgtcattcatcctccatctgaaggagccagtcagtgttagtttcattttcagtttcacagggttatggtcagagtaagttttggggcagatttccacctttcgaatctttggagccattcctctggttatccagatttggtcatttcttgtccaggtctttttggcttcagaaaagaaagtcccttctttacttagggggttcttagttctccaagtatcaattaaatccatattgtctgtcatttcaaaaaaagatttcggtagtcttccatcttttgttattacttgtctgtctgacttgtccatgtttgtcgataccactccattcatatctccaagcataatgatgttataatccataaagtccaacaacgtctcatgcagtttcttaaagaattctgatttcccctcatttggtgcataaacacctactatcaagaatttctctccttgggcctgtatttcaattgccacaaatcttccttgttcatctttgaagacaaattttggggataaactttcttttgcatagatcaccactcctctcttcttaactttgtctgatgaaatgaattcttgacccaatcttttgttaatcagtactttcctatgtgttctaatcacgtgggtttcttgcaggcaaatcaagtccaaattttcttttttcaacaaatgaataattcttttcctcttgtcaggggagttCAGACCCtggatgttccaacttagtgcttgcagagacattgtgttgttattctgtagtccctccaactgctcccgtcagttgttcttgatcagtgggtggtattcctttctctgttttttccaagcctgatggTGGGTTCCCTATGTCCAGGACTCCTGGTCTTAATGTCTTCGGCTCTTTTTCCgcctctttctgtagatcttcctcgtgatagttcaaaaatctcactttgtcttcctttgatcttatcttcacttttttccctttataattgaaggacagaccctgggggaactcccacctgaaaataatgctgtttcttcttaacagttggactaagtcaccgtagttagctctcaaatccaaTAGGTGCTTTGGTATATCTTTGAAGATTTCGATTCTCAAATCTtctatctccaatggattcttgtaatggaggctcaatattttgtctctctctttttttggatctaagtgaaatcaagcagtctctcactttgttctttcttccccctttgccaattctgaaggcactcactatcttgaaatctttatctgactcaaggccccaaaattcctcaaactcctatgtaagaaaatcacacaaattgcctccttccacgtccggtactgccctgattcttaaattgttctgtttgtctctaagttcaattagagatagttgggccttgtgaTCCTCCAATTGCTAATTAATTggagatatctttccctctacctccgtcaccttctctttcgcttcttcagcaattttccttgtctccTTAGATTCCCggagcagccggtcaatagcctgtgtattggagctgatggttgtagtgtttaaatcaattttagctgacaatttttccaaagctccaaatattttgtcaagtgatgcatttaatgtctcatcagggcctactccctttgttcctgtctgcccagtatcctctttttctgggagagatggaactactatcgactgtcttcgttgctgctgcctactttttatccttgtagatttttcctggggtttatcctgatccataactttatcttaaagtcccaaggtcgttctcacaacttaacttgttttgttatgagaaaatctccaagccagctgcagtggaaattccccagttatatcccaatcctcctctaggggagcacaatggcaacaatgttcttttcaacgcaacttttgtctaaaggcagcagtatctctttttaactttccaattttcccataaaatggcaacagttgcaaagggggtccttcaattcagttcaaatgcaggttaaacacataaatttacaatgtctctaaacggtgcaatactttccactttcctggcagaccaggatcagggattaagtggtggtctcttctttccttccacttttcccttcaaaaagtactttcttctcccccccccccactctgaaggGGGGTTCTTAgatctggcattaaaattaagtCTTTTTAATTCAGCTTTCACGGTTCTTAGTTCCAgtagtctttgctttaatactgtctacAAAACCGGAagatggacttcctttttacgtcttccccgcttcagagccaaattcaagttctttattccgatcaaaggaacaaatcctttgatctttccaactttagaaaatcttactcacgggttgtagtttaaaagctgaatttcaaggaagaaaggacagcgctctccggcaacagctgcagcggcttcactccacagaagtagcgattgactctcagtgccgcaccacccccgttccACTCCGGAGCCCCTCacggggtccctttgccacttgggggggcgcttttggcacccgccgagtcccacggccgcaggcttcccccgcctgcggttttttgAAGGGtatccgctgcgccgtagcggatagacccgatttctgcggagcttctccctcgtagttagaaggagaccgccattgccgttggcgccgcctccggaagctcCTGTTTTCTTGTCTTATGCTGTATTTGCTTTATAATTGTATATTCTGATGTTACAATGTGCCCTCGGACCTTATGGTACAGGTCAAGTAAGAAATCTAATGAAATAAATGAGATTTCTGCTGATAGGAGATCTGTCTTCCACAAACGTGTCCCActcatcttcctctcctctcATGACAACCCTGTGGCATTTTGAAACGGGAAGTAAACCACTGTACCATGCTGCCTTTCCTGCTGTGTTCTtatgcttctttttcttctcccgtAGAGAAGGCAGGAAAGCGAGACCCACGGCAAGAGCTCACAATGGAGGGCCGGAAGCAGGCCTTGAAAAGCCCCCAGAAGCTCTCTCTGCTCTCGTCCCCAGTGCGGGCTGCCATTCGCCTGCGGAGGACAGCTCATGCCTTTAAGAAGAACTTCCTGCCTGGGGACTCCAAAGCAAAGCTTCTCCAGAGGCAGATCTCCTTGGGGAAGGCCAGACTGGGCAGTGCCTCCACCTCCCTCTTGAGCCAAGCGAGCTTTGAGAGTTCTCAGTACTTCACTTTTGATACCTCGGTGCAGGAGCCCTCAACCAGATCCAGCAAGCGGAGGAAGAGGTCCAAGAACCCCAGGGTATTGTACCCAGGAAACTCCAGGAAATACCTCCCTgccgagcacaagagcaaagcCAAGAGGTGCCTCCTGTTGCTTGTAGGAATTGTCTGCTTCCAGATCCTGAACGCCATCGAGAATCTGGACGATAACCTCCTGAAATATGATCTGGATGGTCTGGAGAAGACAATGCACCGAGAGGTTTTTGGGCAGGCCTTAGCAGTCGAGAGCATTGTGGCATTGCTCAAGGACTACCtggcaacacacatacacaacaaaCCACTGGTCATCTCCTTCAACGGCCCAAGTGGGGTTGGGAAGAGCCACGTCGGTTGGCTGCTAGCCAAACATTTCAGGTCAGTCATGGGGCACAACTCTGTGCTCCATTACTTCGGCATGCACCACTGCCCGGACAGCGCTTCCACATCAGCCTGCCAGCAAGATTTATCTAAGACGATCAGCGAGATGGTTACCCAAGCCGAAATTGAAGAGAAGATCCCCGTGTTTATCCTGGACGAGGTGGAGTTCATGTCTACAGCCTTGCTGGAAACACTGGGCGGGTTCTTCCAGACGAACCAAACCAACGAGTTCCTCAATGCCGTGTACATCCTGATAAGCAACCTGGGGGGCAACGAGGTCGCCAATGTTCTCCTTCAGAATGCCTCTGGTGACCAACTGCAGCCCCAGAAGAAGGTGGAGTTGCTGCAGGCTGCTCTCCGTCCTGTCCTTGACCAAGTCCACCCTCTTTG includes the following:
- the TOR4A gene encoding torsin-4A isoform X3, producing MEGRKQALKSPQKLSLLSSPVRAAIRLRRTAHAFKKNFLPGDSKAKLLQRQISLGKARLGSASTSLLSQASFESSQYFTFDTSVQEPSTRSSKRRKRSKNPRVLYPGNSRKYLPAEHKSKAKRCLLLLVGIVCFQILNAIENLDDNLLKYDLDGLEKTMHREVFGQALAVESIVALLKDYLATHIHNKPLVISFNGPSGVGKSHVGWLLAKHFRSVMGHNSVLHYFGMHHCPDSASTSACQQDLSKTISEMVTQAEIEEKIPVFILDEVEFMSTALLETLGGFFQTNQTNEFLNAVYILISNLGGNEVANVLLQNASGDQLQPQKKVELLQAALRPVLDQVHPLWMLAEIVPFVLLEKSHILSCFYEEMMSEGLYPDPSHVESLASQINYYTQGGQQYAITGCKQVIAKVNLL
- the TOR4A gene encoding torsin-4A isoform X2, which encodes MLEKAGKRDPRQELTMEGRKQALKSPQKLSLLSSPVRAAIRLRRTAHAFKKNFLPGDSKAKLLQRQISLGKARLGSASTSLLSQASFESSQYFTFDTSVQEPSTRSSKRRKRSKNPRVLYPGNSRKYLPAEHKSKAKRCLLLLVGIVCFQILNAIENLDDNLLKYDLDGLEKTMHREVFGQALAVESIVALLKDYLATHIHNKPLVISFNGPSGVGKSHVGWLLAKHFRSVMGHNSVLHYFGMHHCPDSASTSACQQDLSKTISEMVTQAEIEEKIPVFILDEVEFMSTALLETLGGFFQTNQTNEFLNAVYILISNLGGNEVANVLLQNASGDQLQPQKKVELLQAALRPVLDQVHPLWMLAEIVPFVLLEKSHILSCFYEEMMSEGLYPDPSHVESLASQINYYTQGGQQYAITGCKQVIAKVNLL
- the TOR4A gene encoding torsin-4A isoform X1, which codes for MGVFSADAARDPSSEKAGKRDPRQELTMEGRKQALKSPQKLSLLSSPVRAAIRLRRTAHAFKKNFLPGDSKAKLLQRQISLGKARLGSASTSLLSQASFESSQYFTFDTSVQEPSTRSSKRRKRSKNPRVLYPGNSRKYLPAEHKSKAKRCLLLLVGIVCFQILNAIENLDDNLLKYDLDGLEKTMHREVFGQALAVESIVALLKDYLATHIHNKPLVISFNGPSGVGKSHVGWLLAKHFRSVMGHNSVLHYFGMHHCPDSASTSACQQDLSKTISEMVTQAEIEEKIPVFILDEVEFMSTALLETLGGFFQTNQTNEFLNAVYILISNLGGNEVANVLLQNASGDQLQPQKKVELLQAALRPVLDQVHPLWMLAEIVPFVLLEKSHILSCFYEEMMSEGLYPDPSHVESLASQINYYTQGGQQYAITGCKQVIAKVNLL